In Canis lupus familiaris isolate Mischka breed German Shepherd chromosome 9, alternate assembly UU_Cfam_GSD_1.0, whole genome shotgun sequence, a single window of DNA contains:
- the LOC480510 gene encoding alanyl-tRNA editing protein Aarsd1 isoform X3, translating to MAFRCQRDSYAREFTTTVVSCRPAELETEGSNGKKEVLSGFQVVLEDTLLFPEGGGQPDDHGTINGISVLRVTRRGAQADHFTQTPLAPGTEVQVRVDWERRFDHMQQHSGQHLITAVADHLFGLKTTSWELGRLRSVIELDSPSVTIEQVAAIEQSVNEKIRDRLPVNVRELSLDDPEVEQVRGRGLPDDHAGPIRVVTIENVDANMCCGTHVSNLSDLQVIKILGIEKGKKNKTNLAFLAGNRVLKWMERSHGTEKALTALLKCGVEDHVEAVKKLQNSTKLLQKNNLNLLRDLAVHVAHSLRNSPDWGGVVTLHRVAEVLEGKGAGKKGRFQGKATKMSGRAEAQALLQDYISTQSAEE from the exons ATGGCGTTCCGGTGTCAGCGAGACAGCTACGCCCGCGAG TTCACCACCACAGTGGTCTCCTGCCGTCCCGCGGAGTTGGAGACCGAAGGAAGCAACGGCAAGAAGGAAGTGCTGAGTGGCTTCCAAGTGGTGCTGGAAGACACGCTGCTTTTCCCCGAGGGCGGGGGACAG CCTGATGACCATGGTACAATCAATGGCATCTCTGTGCTGCGAGTAACCCGCCGAGGGGCCCAGGCTGATCATTTCACACAGACACCCCTGGCCCCTGGTACCGAAGTCCAGGTCCGGGTGGACTGGGAGCGGCGGTTTGACCATATGCAGCAGCATTCAG GGCAGCATCTCATCACAGCAGTTGCGGACCATCTGTTTGGGTTGAAGACTACATCATG GGAGTTAGGGCGACTCCGGAGTGTGATTGAATTGGACAGCCCCTCTGTGACCATAGAGCAAGTGGCCGCCATTGAGCAGAGCGTCAATGAAAAAATCAGGGACCGGCTGCCTGTGAATGTGCGGGAGCTGAGCCTGGATGACCCtgaggtggagcag GTGAGGGGCCGAGGTTTGCCAGATGATCATGCGGGGCCCATTCGAGTTGTCACCATTGAGAATGTTGATGCCAACATGTGCTGTGGGACCCATGTGAGCAATCTCAGTGACCTTCAG GTTATTAAAATTCTGGGcattgaaaaggggaaaaagaacaaaaccaaccTGGCATTTCTGGCTGGGAACCGGGTGCTGAAGTGGATGGAGAGAAGCCATGGAACTGAAAAAGCACTCACTGCACTACTTAA ATGTGGAGTGGAGGATCACGTAGAAGCAGTGAAGAAGCTACAGAACTCTACCAAGCTCTTGCAGAAG AACAACCTGAATCTACTCAGAGACCTGGCCGTGCACGTCGCCCACAGCCTTCGGAACAGCCCGGACTGGGGAGGTGTGGTCACGTTACATAG GGTGGCTGAGGTCCTGGAGGGCAAAGGAGCTGGGAAGAAAGGCCGCTTCCAGGGCAAGGCCACCAAGATGAGCGGGCGGGCAGAGGCGCAGGCACTCCTGCAGGACTACATCAGCACTCAGAGCGCTGAGGAGTGA
- the LOC480510 gene encoding alanyl-tRNA editing protein Aarsd1 isoform X1, with the protein MAFRCQRDSYAREFTTTVVSCRPAELETEGSNGKKEVLSGFQVVLEDTLLFPEGGGQPDDHGTINGISVLRVTRRGAQADHFTQTPLAPGTEVQVRVDWERRFDHMQQHSGQHLITAVADHLFGLKTTSWELGRLRSVIELDSPSVTIEQVAAIEQSVNEKIRDRLPVNVRELSLDDPEVEQVRGRGLPDDHAGPIRVVTIENVDANMCCGTHVSNLSDLQVIKILGIEKGKKNKTNLAFLAGNRVLKWMERSHGTEKALTALLKCGVEDHVEAVKKLQNSTKLLQKNNLNLLRDLAVHVAHSLRNSPDWGGVVTLHRKEGDSEFMNIIANEIGSEETLLFLTVGDEKGAGLFLLAGPAEAVETLGPRVAEVLEGKGAGKKGRFQGKATKMSGRAEAQALLQDYISTQSAEE; encoded by the exons ATGGCGTTCCGGTGTCAGCGAGACAGCTACGCCCGCGAG TTCACCACCACAGTGGTCTCCTGCCGTCCCGCGGAGTTGGAGACCGAAGGAAGCAACGGCAAGAAGGAAGTGCTGAGTGGCTTCCAAGTGGTGCTGGAAGACACGCTGCTTTTCCCCGAGGGCGGGGGACAG CCTGATGACCATGGTACAATCAATGGCATCTCTGTGCTGCGAGTAACCCGCCGAGGGGCCCAGGCTGATCATTTCACACAGACACCCCTGGCCCCTGGTACCGAAGTCCAGGTCCGGGTGGACTGGGAGCGGCGGTTTGACCATATGCAGCAGCATTCAG GGCAGCATCTCATCACAGCAGTTGCGGACCATCTGTTTGGGTTGAAGACTACATCATG GGAGTTAGGGCGACTCCGGAGTGTGATTGAATTGGACAGCCCCTCTGTGACCATAGAGCAAGTGGCCGCCATTGAGCAGAGCGTCAATGAAAAAATCAGGGACCGGCTGCCTGTGAATGTGCGGGAGCTGAGCCTGGATGACCCtgaggtggagcag GTGAGGGGCCGAGGTTTGCCAGATGATCATGCGGGGCCCATTCGAGTTGTCACCATTGAGAATGTTGATGCCAACATGTGCTGTGGGACCCATGTGAGCAATCTCAGTGACCTTCAG GTTATTAAAATTCTGGGcattgaaaaggggaaaaagaacaaaaccaaccTGGCATTTCTGGCTGGGAACCGGGTGCTGAAGTGGATGGAGAGAAGCCATGGAACTGAAAAAGCACTCACTGCACTACTTAA ATGTGGAGTGGAGGATCACGTAGAAGCAGTGAAGAAGCTACAGAACTCTACCAAGCTCTTGCAGAAG AACAACCTGAATCTACTCAGAGACCTGGCCGTGCACGTCGCCCACAGCCTTCGGAACAGCCCGGACTGGGGAGGTGTGGTCACGTTACATAG GAAGGAGGGTGATTCTGAGTTCATGAATATCATCGCCAATGAGATTGGGTCAGAG GAGACCCTCCTGTTCTTAACTGTGGGCGATGAGAAAGGTGCTGGGCTCTTCCTACTGGCAGGGCCAGCTGAGGCCGTGGAGACCCTGGGCCCCAG GGTGGCTGAGGTCCTGGAGGGCAAAGGAGCTGGGAAGAAAGGCCGCTTCCAGGGCAAGGCCACCAAGATGAGCGGGCGGGCAGAGGCGCAGGCACTCCTGCAGGACTACATCAGCACTCAGAGCGCTGAGGAGTGA
- the LOC480510 gene encoding alanyl-tRNA editing protein Aarsd1 isoform X2 gives MAFRCQRDSYAREFTTTVVSCRPAELETEGSNGKKEVLSGFQVVLEDTLLFPEGGGQPDDHGTINGISVLRVTRRGAQADHFTQTPLAPGTEVQVRVDWERRFDHMQQHSGQHLITAVADHLFGLKTTSWELGRLRSVIELDSPSVTIEQVAAIEQSVNEKIRDRLPVNVRELSLDDPEVEQVRGRGLPDDHAGPIRVVTIENVDANMCCGTHVSNLSDLQVIKILGIEKGKKNKTNLAFLAGNRVLKWMERSHGTEKALTALLKCGVEDHVEAVKKLQNSTKLLQKNNLNLLRDLAVHVAHSLRNSPDWGGVVTLHRKEGDSEFMNIIANEIGSEVSLLHLLQKTPFRVPAPGQTVCMSLFIIPGRVY, from the exons ATGGCGTTCCGGTGTCAGCGAGACAGCTACGCCCGCGAG TTCACCACCACAGTGGTCTCCTGCCGTCCCGCGGAGTTGGAGACCGAAGGAAGCAACGGCAAGAAGGAAGTGCTGAGTGGCTTCCAAGTGGTGCTGGAAGACACGCTGCTTTTCCCCGAGGGCGGGGGACAG CCTGATGACCATGGTACAATCAATGGCATCTCTGTGCTGCGAGTAACCCGCCGAGGGGCCCAGGCTGATCATTTCACACAGACACCCCTGGCCCCTGGTACCGAAGTCCAGGTCCGGGTGGACTGGGAGCGGCGGTTTGACCATATGCAGCAGCATTCAG GGCAGCATCTCATCACAGCAGTTGCGGACCATCTGTTTGGGTTGAAGACTACATCATG GGAGTTAGGGCGACTCCGGAGTGTGATTGAATTGGACAGCCCCTCTGTGACCATAGAGCAAGTGGCCGCCATTGAGCAGAGCGTCAATGAAAAAATCAGGGACCGGCTGCCTGTGAATGTGCGGGAGCTGAGCCTGGATGACCCtgaggtggagcag GTGAGGGGCCGAGGTTTGCCAGATGATCATGCGGGGCCCATTCGAGTTGTCACCATTGAGAATGTTGATGCCAACATGTGCTGTGGGACCCATGTGAGCAATCTCAGTGACCTTCAG GTTATTAAAATTCTGGGcattgaaaaggggaaaaagaacaaaaccaaccTGGCATTTCTGGCTGGGAACCGGGTGCTGAAGTGGATGGAGAGAAGCCATGGAACTGAAAAAGCACTCACTGCACTACTTAA ATGTGGAGTGGAGGATCACGTAGAAGCAGTGAAGAAGCTACAGAACTCTACCAAGCTCTTGCAGAAG AACAACCTGAATCTACTCAGAGACCTGGCCGTGCACGTCGCCCACAGCCTTCGGAACAGCCCGGACTGGGGAGGTGTGGTCACGTTACATAG GAAGGAGGGTGATTCTGAGTTCATGAATATCATCGCCAATGAGATTGGGTCAGAG GTCTCTCTTTTGCATTTACTCCAAAAAACACCTTTTAGGGTCCCTGCTCCAGGCCAAACAGTATGTATGTCTCTCTTCATAATTCCAGGTAGAGTATACTGA